The Methylomonas montana genome has a window encoding:
- the ccmD gene encoding heme exporter protein CcmD has translation MSWESFLYMGGYAIYVWPAYGVTALVLVVNIVWPVLQRKQLLRQLTIKQKRTQAR, from the coding sequence ATGAGCTGGGAAAGCTTTTTATACATGGGCGGCTACGCCATCTACGTCTGGCCGGCTTACGGTGTGACCGCACTGGTATTGGTCGTCAACATCGTTTGGCCGGTGCTGCAACGCAAGCAGCTGCTGCGACAACTCACTATTAAACAAAAACGCACGCAAGCACGATGA
- the ccmE gene encoding cytochrome c maturation protein CcmE, producing the protein MKPIRKQRLILIVLMLVVLGLAATFALKAFNENLMYFFSTSDVAAGKAPNNAVFRLGGMVVKGSVERPNADLLVRFKLSDFEKEVTVEYSGILPDLFREGQGIVAKGQLDSRGVFVAEEVLAKHDENYMPPEVAGSLKKPAAQP; encoded by the coding sequence ATGAAACCGATACGAAAACAGCGTTTGATATTGATCGTTTTAATGTTGGTGGTGCTGGGATTGGCCGCGACGTTTGCGTTAAAAGCCTTTAACGAAAATCTGATGTATTTTTTCTCCACCAGCGATGTGGCGGCCGGTAAGGCGCCGAATAACGCGGTGTTTCGTTTGGGTGGTATGGTCGTCAAAGGCAGCGTGGAACGGCCGAATGCCGATTTATTGGTGCGTTTTAAACTTAGCGATTTCGAAAAGGAAGTGACGGTGGAATATTCAGGCATCTTGCCGGATTTGTTTAGGGAAGGGCAGGGCATCGTCGCCAAAGGCCAATTGGACAGCCGAGGCGTGTTCGTCGCCGAAGAAGTGCTGGCCAAACACGATGAAAACTACATGCCGCCGGAAGTGGCCGGCAGCCTGAAAAAACCGGCGGCGCAACCATGA
- a CDS encoding heme lyase CcmF/NrfE family subunit: MIPEIGHFALILALCMAVVQGVLPIIGAGKAITGWVHVAKPAAFGQLLFMALAYGCLTASFISHDFSVAYVAQNSNTALPLIYLISGVWGAHEGSLLLWALTLSIWTGLVAAFSGHIPDATRARVLGVMGLVSIGFILFLLLTSNPFERLFPYPPEGRDLNPLLQDPGLAIHPPMLYMGYVGFSVAFAFSIAALLEGRLDAAWARWSRPWTNIAWMFLTLGITLGSWWAYYELGWGGWWFWDPVENASFMPWLVSTALIHSLAATEKRGVFKTWTVLLAIFAFSLSLLGTFLVRSGVLTSVHAFASDPSRGLFILIFLAVVVGGSLLLYAIRAPQVKSHARFELVSRESVLLVNNVLLVVTAASILLGTLYPLVVDALGLGKLSVGPPYFNAVFIPLMAPLALVVGLGVLMRWKSDDLKALGIRVRWLIAASVGLALLTPLLMPFYSWGAALGTGLALWTLAITGLAFKQRLQSWSWQRLRQIPAGFYGMTLAHFGIAVFVIGITFTSVYSIERDVRLAPEETLDLFGYVFQFHGVKSTEGPNYRAEQGYLTVSHDGITVAELSPQKRVYRVQTMPMTEAAIDAGVFRDLFVALGEPLGEQGAWSLRVYYKAFIRWIWMGGVFMALGGLIAASDRRYRLLNKPIS, encoded by the coding sequence ATGATCCCGGAAATCGGTCATTTTGCATTGATCCTGGCCTTGTGCATGGCAGTAGTACAAGGCGTGTTGCCTATCATCGGCGCTGGAAAAGCTATCACCGGTTGGGTGCATGTCGCCAAACCCGCCGCGTTTGGGCAGTTGTTGTTCATGGCCTTAGCTTATGGTTGCTTGACCGCCAGTTTCATCAGCCACGATTTTTCGGTGGCGTATGTCGCGCAAAATTCCAATACCGCCTTGCCGTTGATTTACCTGATTTCCGGGGTGTGGGGCGCGCACGAAGGTTCCTTATTGCTGTGGGCGTTGACTTTATCGATCTGGACCGGCTTGGTCGCTGCGTTTAGCGGGCATATCCCCGATGCCACCCGCGCTCGCGTGTTGGGGGTAATGGGTTTGGTCAGCATCGGCTTTATCCTGTTTTTATTGCTGACTTCCAATCCGTTTGAACGCTTGTTTCCGTACCCGCCCGAAGGCCGCGACTTGAATCCCTTATTGCAAGATCCAGGCTTGGCGATTCACCCGCCGATGCTGTACATGGGTTATGTTGGTTTCTCGGTGGCGTTTGCATTTTCCATCGCGGCGTTGCTGGAAGGACGGCTGGACGCGGCCTGGGCGCGCTGGTCGCGGCCCTGGACCAATATCGCCTGGATGTTTTTGACGCTGGGAATCACGCTGGGCAGTTGGTGGGCCTATTACGAACTGGGCTGGGGTGGCTGGTGGTTCTGGGACCCGGTCGAAAACGCCTCGTTCATGCCTTGGTTGGTCAGCACTGCGTTGATACACTCGCTGGCAGCCACCGAAAAACGTGGTGTGTTCAAAACCTGGACGGTGTTGCTGGCGATTTTCGCGTTTTCCTTGAGTTTGCTCGGCACCTTCCTGGTCCGTTCCGGGGTATTGACTTCGGTACATGCCTTCGCCAGCGATCCTTCCCGTGGTCTGTTTATATTGATATTCCTGGCCGTAGTGGTCGGCGGCTCACTGCTGCTGTACGCGATTCGCGCACCGCAGGTGAAAAGCCACGCGCGTTTCGAGTTGGTGTCGCGGGAATCGGTATTGTTGGTCAACAATGTGTTGCTGGTGGTTACCGCCGCCAGCATCTTGCTGGGTACCTTGTATCCGCTGGTGGTCGATGCGCTGGGATTGGGCAAATTGTCGGTCGGCCCACCGTATTTCAATGCGGTGTTCATTCCGTTGATGGCGCCGCTAGCGCTGGTGGTCGGGCTTGGTGTTTTGATGCGCTGGAAAAGTGACGATCTGAAGGCTTTAGGCATACGGGTACGTTGGCTGATTGCAGCTTCTGTGGGTCTGGCGTTATTGACGCCGTTACTGATGCCGTTTTATTCCTGGGGTGCGGCCTTGGGTACTGGTTTGGCTTTATGGACCTTGGCCATCACCGGCCTGGCTTTCAAACAACGCCTGCAAAGCTGGTCCTGGCAGCGTCTGCGACAAATTCCTGCCGGCTTTTACGGCATGACTTTGGCGCATTTCGGTATCGCGGTGTTCGTGATCGGTATTACTTTTACCTCGGTGTATAGCATCGAACGCGACGTGCGCTTGGCGCCGGAAGAAACCTTGGATTTATTCGGTTATGTGTTCCAGTTTCATGGCGTGAAAAGCACCGAAGGGCCGAATTACCGCGCCGAGCAGGGTTATCTAACCGTCAGCCACGACGGTATAACCGTCGCCGAGCTATCTCCGCAAAAACGGGTTTATCGGGTGCAAACCATGCCGATGACCGAGGCAGCCATCGACGCCGGCGTGTTCCGCGATCTGTTCGTGGCCTTGGGCGAACCCTTGGGTGAGCAGGGCGCCTGGAGTTTGCGAGTCTATTACAAAGCCTTCATCCGCTGGATCTGGATGGGCGGGGTGTTCATGGCCTTGGGTGGCCTGATTGCCGCCAGCGACCGCCGCTATCGTTTGCTTAACAAACCCATTTCGTAA
- a CDS encoding DsbE family thiol:disulfide interchange protein yields MKYLLPLLLFIALSIFLAIGLKLNPREIPSPLIDKPAPAFNLPILATPEQHLSQADFKGKVWLLNVWASWCVSCREEHPLLIELAKQNKVMLVGLNYKDEAQAANAWLGKHGNPYNVSVMDADGRVGIDYGVYGVPETFVIDKRGVVRYKHTGPIQPGELEKIFLPLIEQLEAESA; encoded by the coding sequence ATGAAATATTTGCTACCGCTGCTATTGTTCATCGCCTTGTCGATTTTTTTGGCGATCGGTTTAAAGCTCAATCCTAGGGAAATCCCGTCGCCGCTAATCGACAAACCGGCGCCGGCGTTTAATCTGCCGATTTTGGCAACCCCGGAGCAGCATCTGAGCCAGGCCGATTTTAAAGGTAAAGTCTGGCTGCTGAATGTCTGGGCGTCCTGGTGCGTATCCTGCCGCGAGGAGCATCCCTTATTGATCGAGCTTGCTAAGCAAAATAAGGTGATGCTGGTCGGTTTGAACTATAAAGACGAGGCTCAGGCTGCCAACGCCTGGCTGGGCAAACACGGCAATCCTTATAACGTCAGCGTGATGGACGCTGACGGCCGCGTTGGCATCGATTACGGCGTCTATGGCGTGCCGGAAACCTTCGTGATCGATAAGCGCGGCGTGGTGCGTTACAAACATACCGGTCCGATCCAGCCCGGCGAACTGGAAAAAATCTTCCTGCCGCTGATCGAACAACTGGAGGCGGAAAGCGCATGA
- a CDS encoding cytochrome c-type biogenesis protein produces MKTLYALILSLFVYQAQAEIEYRDFKQPEQEQAYQTLISELRCLVCQNQTIADSNADLAKDLRRQVYEMLQQGKSRQDIVDFMTDRYGDFVMYKPALKLKTMLLWLGPVLFLVIGLATVWVLRSKTSTSEDQSLTKEQQAKLNSILEKGDDA; encoded by the coding sequence ATGAAAACTCTCTACGCCTTGATCTTGTCGCTGTTTGTCTACCAGGCTCAAGCCGAGATCGAATATCGCGACTTCAAACAACCGGAGCAAGAACAGGCTTATCAAACCCTGATTTCCGAGCTGCGTTGCCTGGTCTGCCAAAACCAGACCATCGCCGATTCAAACGCCGACCTGGCCAAGGATCTGCGCCGGCAAGTTTACGAAATGCTGCAACAAGGTAAATCCCGGCAAGACATCGTCGATTTCATGACCGACCGCTACGGCGATTTCGTGATGTACAAGCCGGCCTTGAAATTGAAAACCATGTTGCTCTGGTTGGGCCCCGTGCTGTTCCTGGTCATCGGCTTGGCCACGGTTTGGGTGTTACGCAGCAAAACCAGCACCAGCGAGGATCAATCGCTAACGAAAGAGCAACAGGCCAAGCTAAACAGCATTTTGGAAAAAGGTGACGACGCGTGA
- the ccmI gene encoding c-type cytochrome biogenesis protein CcmI → MNIEFWLLIAGLIMLALLVLLPPLFKKTPLRYADGEQRNTAIARQQLAELKLQLQTGVLSQDQYDAQYRELQLTLLDDLEVDAPAVPSGKTGRWIVSVLVIAVPLLSVFLYMQLGEPQALVKSELAASNQKAADNVKNMVNKLIQRLKQHPEDLEGWMMLGRSYVYAEQYQDAADVFAELNRRKPNDPAVMLHYADALSMARNGQMGGEPSELVEQALKLVPEDHTALWLAGMAKAEAGDFAQAIAHWNKLSALLPTNDETLPQLQKMIQMAEAEQQKPQATASSAASIDINVKVELDAAVKANVEPQHTVFIYAQAVNGPKMPLAIVRKQVADLPASVVLNDSVAMQPQTHLADFKQLRIVARISKTGNAMPQAGDLIGVAQLDSVSGNPSVGITINQEVQ, encoded by the coding sequence GTGAATATCGAGTTTTGGCTATTGATAGCCGGTTTAATAATGCTCGCGTTGTTGGTGTTGTTGCCGCCGCTGTTCAAAAAAACACCATTACGCTATGCCGATGGCGAGCAGCGCAATACCGCTATCGCCCGCCAGCAGTTGGCCGAGCTTAAACTGCAATTACAAACTGGGGTGTTGTCGCAAGATCAATACGATGCGCAGTATCGGGAATTGCAACTCACTCTGCTGGACGATCTGGAAGTGGATGCGCCGGCGGTGCCAAGCGGCAAAACAGGTCGCTGGATAGTGTCTGTCCTTGTCATTGCCGTGCCGCTGCTCAGCGTATTTTTGTACATGCAGCTCGGCGAACCGCAAGCTTTGGTCAAGTCCGAATTGGCGGCTAGCAATCAAAAAGCTGCCGACAATGTAAAAAACATGGTCAACAAGCTGATCCAACGGCTGAAACAACATCCGGAAGATTTGGAAGGCTGGATGATGCTGGGGCGTTCTTATGTTTATGCCGAGCAATATCAGGATGCCGCCGATGTGTTTGCCGAATTGAATCGGCGCAAGCCCAACGATCCGGCGGTGATGCTGCATTATGCCGATGCCTTGTCGATGGCGCGTAACGGCCAAATGGGCGGCGAGCCGAGCGAACTGGTGGAACAAGCCTTAAAACTGGTGCCGGAAGATCACACAGCGTTATGGTTGGCTGGCATGGCCAAAGCCGAAGCCGGCGATTTTGCGCAAGCGATAGCGCATTGGAACAAATTATCCGCGCTGCTGCCGACCAATGACGAAACCCTGCCGCAGCTGCAAAAAATGATACAAATGGCCGAAGCGGAGCAGCAAAAGCCACAAGCAACAGCATCATCGGCGGCGTCAATCGACATTAATGTCAAGGTTGAACTGGATGCGGCGGTCAAAGCCAATGTTGAGCCGCAACACACCGTATTCATTTATGCGCAGGCCGTGAACGGTCCGAAAATGCCGCTGGCCATTGTCCGTAAACAGGTAGCCGATTTGCCGGCCAGTGTGGTGCTGAACGACAGCGTGGCGATGCAACCGCAAACCCATCTGGCCGATTTCAAGCAATTGCGTATCGTCGCCCGGATTTCCAAAACCGGTAACGCGATGCCGCAAGCTGGCGATTTGATCGGCGTGGCGCAGCTGGATTCGGTATCGGGTAATCCCAGCGTCGGCATTACCATCAATCAAGAAGTGCAGTAA
- the hemN gene encoding oxygen-independent coproporphyrinogen III oxidase — MDQSIKFDLDLIKRYDKSGPRYTSYPTALELHEGFGEAEYLKHIEKSNAAGGPLSLYFHIPFCDTVCFYCACNKIVTKNRAHAVPYLENLCKEIAMQGKLFDNSRPVNQLHWGGGTPTFLSGEQMQRLMDTTRQYFNLRDDDSGEYSIEVDPRETNDRTIAQLRELGFNRISLGLQDFDPDVQKAVNRLQSKEQTFAVLEAARKEGFRSTNIDLIYGLPLQTEKTFATTLAQVLAYAPDRFSIFNYAHMPSRFKTQRQINDSDLPTPAVKLEILQMVGKKLTDAGYVYIGMDHFAKPDDELAVAQREGKLYRNFQGYSTHSDCDLVGLGVTSIGRVGDAYMQNYKELDEYDAAISQGKLPVFRGVDLDEDDKLRRAVITQLICHFELSFGKIESEFNIDFSEYFASELESLRLMKEDGLLGLDGHGIKVSSAGRLLIRNICMVFDKYLAQKQQQFSKVI, encoded by the coding sequence ATGGATCAATCAATCAAATTCGACCTGGACTTGATCAAACGTTACGACAAGTCCGGTCCTCGCTATACCTCTTATCCCACCGCGCTGGAATTGCACGAAGGCTTCGGCGAGGCCGAGTATTTAAAACATATTGAAAAATCCAATGCTGCTGGCGGGCCGCTGTCGCTGTATTTTCATATTCCGTTCTGCGACACCGTTTGCTTTTATTGCGCCTGCAACAAAATCGTCACCAAGAACCGTGCGCACGCGGTGCCGTATCTGGAAAACCTCTGCAAGGAAATTGCGATGCAGGGCAAACTGTTCGATAACAGCCGCCCGGTGAATCAACTGCATTGGGGCGGTGGCACGCCGACTTTTTTGAGTGGCGAACAAATGCAGCGATTGATGGACACCACTCGTCAATATTTCAATTTGCGCGATGACGACAGTGGCGAATATTCCATCGAAGTCGATCCGCGCGAAACCAACGACAGAACCATCGCTCAATTGCGCGAACTGGGCTTCAACCGCATCAGTCTGGGCTTGCAGGATTTCGATCCGGACGTGCAAAAAGCCGTCAACCGGCTGCAAAGCAAGGAACAAACTTTTGCGGTTTTGGAAGCGGCACGCAAGGAAGGCTTTCGCTCGACCAATATCGATTTGATCTACGGCTTGCCGCTGCAAACCGAAAAAACCTTTGCTACCACGCTGGCGCAAGTGCTGGCTTACGCGCCGGATCGATTTTCGATCTTTAACTATGCGCACATGCCCAGCCGTTTCAAGACCCAGCGGCAAATCAACGACAGCGATTTGCCGACACCGGCGGTGAAGCTGGAAATCCTGCAAATGGTCGGCAAAAAACTGACCGATGCCGGTTATGTGTACATCGGCATGGATCACTTCGCCAAACCCGATGACGAACTGGCCGTGGCGCAACGTGAAGGCAAGCTGTATCGCAACTTCCAGGGCTATTCCACCCATTCCGATTGCGACTTGGTGGGCCTGGGCGTGACCTCCATCGGCCGGGTCGGCGATGCCTACATGCAAAATTATAAGGAACTGGACGAATACGACGCGGCGATCTCGCAAGGCAAATTGCCGGTGTTTCGCGGTGTGGACTTGGATGAAGACGATAAACTGCGCCGGGCGGTGATTACCCAGTTGATTTGCCACTTCGAGCTGAGCTTCGGCAAAATCGAATCCGAGTTTAATATCGATTTTTCCGAGTATTTCGCGTCCGAACTGGAAAGTTTGCGTCTGATGAAGGAAGACGGTTTATTGGGTCTGGATGGACATGGCATCAAAGTGTCTTCCGCCGGCCGCTTGCTGATCCGCAATATCTGCATGGTGTTTGACAAATATCTGGCCCAGAAACAGCAGCAGTTTTCTAAGGTGATTTAA
- a CDS encoding GGDEF domain-containing protein: MTDNPQSKSPVEVSQAKPLTKVLEQSRRAKDMVAACAEQLSSVNTVLKDELAGQNQPSGLEEALEKSESIECEVQAVDDQLSAVNHALEIEADLRQRLEQQLVTVTHEKAAADHAAVHDPLTGLPNRALFDERLKQEIAQVKHQGVTLAVMFMDLDGFKKINDTHGHDIGDAVLKIVAERLKQTTREGDTVSRQGGDEFLYLMVGIGDNQDTILLAKNILNAIQEPCQLSVGELIIKLSIGISIYPKDGTTGPDLIKSADKAMYEAKQKKSGYAFVQ, encoded by the coding sequence ATGACAGATAACCCACAATCAAAATCTCCAGTTGAGGTATCACAGGCCAAACCTCTTACTAAGGTTCTTGAGCAAAGTAGGCGCGCAAAAGATATGGTTGCGGCGTGCGCCGAACAATTGTCGTCGGTCAACACGGTGCTCAAAGACGAACTCGCGGGTCAAAATCAACCTTCAGGCCTTGAAGAAGCGCTTGAAAAGAGTGAGTCGATCGAGTGCGAGGTACAGGCAGTGGACGACCAGTTGTCAGCCGTGAACCACGCACTGGAGATAGAGGCCGACTTGCGCCAGAGACTGGAGCAGCAACTGGTCACAGTCACGCATGAAAAAGCAGCGGCCGATCATGCCGCCGTTCACGATCCTTTGACTGGTTTGCCTAATCGGGCACTGTTCGACGAGCGACTGAAACAGGAAATCGCACAAGTTAAACATCAGGGTGTGACTTTGGCAGTGATGTTCATGGACCTTGATGGTTTCAAGAAGATCAATGATACGCATGGACACGATATCGGCGATGCCGTACTGAAAATCGTGGCTGAACGATTGAAACAGACTACTCGCGAAGGCGACACGGTCAGTCGTCAGGGCGGCGACGAGTTTTTGTACCTAATGGTGGGCATCGGAGATAATCAAGACACCATTCTTCTTGCAAAAAATATCTTGAATGCCATTCAAGAGCCCTGTCAGCTCAGCGTAGGTGAACTCATTATCAAGTTGAGCATTGGCATCTCAATATATCCGAAAGACGGCACTACCGGTCCCGACCTGATCAAGAGTGCCGACAAGGCAATGTACGAAGCTAAACAAAAAAAGTCTGGCTACGCATTTGTCCAATGA
- a CDS encoding chemotaxis protein CheB, with translation MNDFPIVCVGGSAGGLDAYIRLLQNLPANLGVAIVIVNHITEMPTMLHEVLPRFTSMPVELITENLLIKPNCVFIIPANRDLHVTDGQFHLKPISKPRGWPDVITVFLRSLTKHWDGKLIAVIVSGYDGDGADALCGIKEVGGITIAQKLDTAIQPDMPESAIASGCIDFVLSPENIAEKLACVARNEVL, from the coding sequence GTGAACGATTTCCCTATCGTTTGTGTGGGTGGTTCGGCTGGCGGGCTCGACGCTTACATTCGGTTATTACAAAATCTACCGGCTAACCTAGGTGTGGCTATAGTTATTGTTAATCACATCACCGAAATGCCGACCATGCTGCATGAAGTGCTGCCGCGCTTCACCAGCATGCCGGTCGAGCTAATCACGGAAAATTTGTTAATTAAACCAAACTGCGTGTTTATCATTCCCGCCAATCGAGACTTACACGTCACCGACGGACAGTTTCATCTAAAGCCAATATCGAAACCTCGTGGCTGGCCCGATGTCATCACGGTCTTCCTACGCTCATTAACTAAGCACTGGGACGGTAAGCTGATTGCTGTGATTGTCTCTGGCTATGATGGCGACGGAGCAGATGCGCTTTGCGGCATCAAGGAAGTCGGCGGCATCACCATTGCTCAAAAGCTTGATACCGCTATTCAGCCAGACATGCCGGAGTCAGCAATCGCGAGTGGTTGTATCGATTTTGTCCTGTCACCGGAAAATATCGCTGAAAAACTTGCCTGCGTTGCCAGGAATGAGGTGTTGTGA
- a CDS encoding protein NO VEIN domain-containing protein — MRKPQSAITVSRNEIIDGLNRSDQFILAIVIVDGDSHQGPYYLKNPFSQVPEFGVASINDNLENLLSRAESL, encoded by the coding sequence ATCAGAAAACCACAATCCGCCATTACCGTTAGCCGTAATGAAATCATCGATGGTCTCAATCGAAGCGATCAATTCATTTTGGCCATCGTCATTGTCGATGGCGATAGCCACCAAGGCCCGTATTACCTGAAAAATCCGTTTAGCCAGGTGCCTGAATTCGGCGTCGCCAGCATTAACGACAATTTGGAAAACTTACTTTCCAGAGCCGAAAGCCTATAA
- a CDS encoding type II toxin-antitoxin system Phd/YefM family antitoxin yields the protein MNSVNVTELRQHLPDYLKQVQQGEEIAITLHGKTIARIVPDRQENKREAALKRLEALRGTVIVGDILAPLDEEWTADADNL from the coding sequence ATGAACTCCGTTAATGTCACTGAACTACGCCAACACTTGCCCGATTACCTTAAGCAAGTGCAACAAGGCGAAGAAATTGCGATTACGCTGCATGGCAAAACTATTGCTCGTATCGTACCCGATCGCCAAGAAAACAAACGCGAAGCCGCATTAAAACGCCTAGAAGCTCTGCGTGGGACAGTCATTGTCGGTGATATTCTGGCTCCGTTAGATGAAGAATGGACCGCCGATGCTGACAATCTGTGA
- a CDS encoding type II toxin-antitoxin system VapC family toxin, whose amino-acid sequence MLTICDTNVLLFWADNRDRLTVAAQQALDQGRERGTLACAAISFWEIAMLFRKNRLALPAHHTPTSYMDDIVESLGLNILQLTPSIAALAESGIVTHGNPGDRLIAATAIAHQAPLITADEKLRANPGLQCIW is encoded by the coding sequence ATGCTGACAATCTGTGATACCAACGTCTTATTGTTCTGGGCGGATAATCGAGATCGCTTGACCGTTGCCGCTCAACAAGCTTTAGATCAAGGACGGGAACGAGGCACACTCGCCTGTGCCGCAATCAGTTTCTGGGAAATAGCCATGCTGTTTCGTAAAAATCGCTTGGCACTGCCCGCACACCATACCCCAACGTCGTACATGGACGACATCGTAGAATCGCTCGGCCTGAATATTCTGCAACTGACGCCTTCGATTGCCGCTCTGGCCGAAAGCGGCATTGTCACTCATGGTAATCCGGGCGATAGATTGATTGCGGCCACCGCTATTGCGCATCAAGCGCCGCTGATCACGGCGGATGAAAAACTTCGAGCCAATCCTGGCTTGCAATGTATTTGGTAA